In Runella sp. SP2, the genomic window TGAATGGATTATCTACATCTTTGGTGGCTTCTTGATTTATACTGGCGTGAAAATTTTGTTCGAGAAGGAAGAAGACGAACAAATGAACCCCAACGATCACATTGCGGTGAAGTTTGCTTCAAAGTACTTCAATGTGTATAAACGCAACGTCATCGACCACTTTTTTGTCTATCACAAGCGGTTCAAAAAATGGTACATCACACCTATTTTTGTGGTAGTAATTGTGATTGCCTTCACCGATTTAATTTTCGCAGTGGATTCTATTCCCGCGATTTTCTCCATCACCAAAGACCCGTACATCGTCTTCTTTTCCAACGTATTTGCCATCATGGGGCTACGTTCGATGTTCTTTTTCTTGTCGAGCATTATGGACAAATTCCATTACCTCAAGCCTGGTTTGGGCGTCTTGCTTTCGTTTATCGGAACTAAGATGGTTGCCCACAGCTACTTAGAAAAATGGGGTTTCAAAACAATATACTCTTTGTACATTATTGTGGGGATTTTGGCCGTGGCAGTCATTGCTTCGCTTTTGTTTCCTCCCAAAGAAAAAACGCCAGCTAACGCATGATTTACCACATCGTCCCCTCTACTTATTGGGCAACTTTCGAAGATAAGCCTGCGTATTTTAGCGAAACTTTTGAAGCCGAAACGTTCATCCATTGTAGCCTCCAGGAGCAGGTTGCGGGTGTGTTGGAGCGGTATTACGTAGGCGTCACGGGTTTGGTTTTGCTACACATCGACGAGTCAAAGCTTACCTCAACGCTGCTTTACGAACCTGCCCCGCACAACGGCGAATTATTCCCGCACATTTACGGCGGTATCAATCGCGAAGCGGTGGTGGAAGTAACTCCTCTTTCGTAGATACCTTCCCGAAGGTTTTCAACTTCCCGAAAGTTCAAAACTTTCGGGAAGTTTGGTTTCTACACCTCAAAAACCGTGAATTGGTCAGGAATCTCGATATGTCTAAACCCTTCAGCTTCGAGGCGGTGTTTAAAGGCAATTTGGTTATCGTACTCGCCGTGTACCAAAAACAGTGTCTTCACTTGTGCTGGGTCTTGGCATTTTAAAAACTGAATCAATTCATTGTAATCCGCATGGGCCGAAAACGAATCCATCACTTCTACTCTCGCCTTCACTTGGTACGTTTCTCCAAAGATTCGCACCTCAGAATCACCGCGTTTTAGCGCTCCGCCCAGACTATCAGGAGAACAATAGCCAACCAACATGATTGTGTTATCAGGGTTGAGAATATTGTTTCTGATATGGTGTTTAATGCGTCCCGCTTCGGCCATCCCCGATGCCGAAATAATCACACAAGGCTCTTTGAGGTCGTTGATGGCCTTCGACTCCTGTACATCCGACACGTAGTGCAAGTTGGGGAAGTTAAACGCATCGCCGTCTTTCTCTATATATTCCAAAATATCAGGATTAAAGTATTCATCGTGTTTACGCATGATAGAGGTTGCCTTGATGGCCAACGGACTATCAATAAATACTTTTAGACGGGGCAAAAGTCCCTCGTTGGCCAATTGGTCGAGGGCATAAATAAGTTCTTGCGTACGGTCAATGGCAAAGGCAGGGATAATCAGTTTGCCTCCTCGCGTTACGCAGGTATCGCGCACCACCCGCAGCAAGTGCGCCTTCATATCAGGCTCTGGTTCGTGCTGACGATTTCCGTAAGTGGATTCACAAATGATTACTTGGGCTTGGGGGAATGGCTCGGGGCTGCGCAAGATTTTATCGTCGGGGCGGCCTACATCCCCTGAAAACGTAATTTGCTTGTCAATGCCTTGGTCTTTGATGGTCAAATGCACCGCCGCACTTCCCAAAATATGTCCTGTATCGGTAAATCGTACTTTTATCTCGTCGGTATTGAGCCAAAAATCTTGGTGGTAGTCCACAGTAACGAGCATGTCAAGGGTTTTGCGCACGTCATTTTCATCGTACAACAACTCCAACTCTTCGTCGCCCCGTTTCCGACGGCGTTCGTTGATGCGTTCCAAGTCTTTTTGCTGAATAAAAGCGCTATCAAGCAGCATAATATTACACAAATCGGCCGTTGGAGGTGTACAATAAATGGGGCCATTGAAACCTTTACGAACCAAGCGAGGCAGCAGCCCCGTGTGGTCGATGTGGGCGTGGGAGAGCACCAC contains:
- a CDS encoding TerC/Alx family metal homeostasis membrane protein: MLSNETLFFGAFTIFVIFVMLIDLGVFSKKKSHIVSFKEAGIWSAIWVALSVAFYFFIKQYGYLIHDVSDMAHLQDIVDKYAKHLVLVPNDFEASLQIFENNMALEYITGYLVEYSLSADNIFVFILIFNSFGVHEKFYKKVLIWGISGAVLLRFVFIFVGSALLQQFEWIIYIFGGFLIYTGVKILFEKEEDEQMNPNDHIAVKFASKYFNVYKRNVIDHFFVYHKRFKKWYITPIFVVVIVIAFTDLIFAVDSIPAIFSITKDPYIVFFSNVFAIMGLRSMFFFLSSIMDKFHYLKPGLGVLLSFIGTKMVAHSYLEKWGFKTIYSLYIIVGILAVAVIASLLFPPKEKTPANA
- a CDS encoding DUF952 domain-containing protein, with product MIYHIVPSTYWATFEDKPAYFSETFEAETFIHCSLQEQVAGVLERYYVGVTGLVLLHIDESKLTSTLLYEPAPHNGELFPHIYGGINREAVVEVTPLS
- a CDS encoding MBL fold metallo-hydrolase RNA specificity domain-containing protein, giving the protein MKIQFFGAARRVTGSKHLITTEKGTKVLLDCGMFQGINTQDLNQNFGFKANEIDFVVLSHAHIDHTGLLPRLVRKGFNGPIYCTPPTADLCNIMLLDSAFIQQKDLERINERRRKRGDEELELLYDENDVRKTLDMLVTVDYHQDFWLNTDEIKVRFTDTGHILGSAAVHLTIKDQGIDKQITFSGDVGRPDDKILRSPEPFPQAQVIICESTYGNRQHEPEPDMKAHLLRVVRDTCVTRGGKLIIPAFAIDRTQELIYALDQLANEGLLPRLKVFIDSPLAIKATSIMRKHDEYFNPDILEYIEKDGDAFNFPNLHYVSDVQESKAINDLKEPCVIISASGMAEAGRIKHHIRNNILNPDNTIMLVGYCSPDSLGGALKRGDSEVRIFGETYQVKARVEVMDSFSAHADYNELIQFLKCQDPAQVKTLFLVHGEYDNQIAFKHRLEAEGFRHIEIPDQFTVFEV